The genomic window CGATCGCGAGAAACGATCAAGCAATTGGCACAGACGTCGACCATCCCTCGCTTCGTTGACGTCAATATTCGAGAGCCTTGGTTCGACACCGCTTGGCTAACGGAGCTGATCCCTGGTTCCAAGTACGTCAAGTTAAATGATGAAGAGCTCGGAAAGATCTCGGAGATGCCGGTGTCGGATTCATCCCAAGTCGAGGCGGCGGTAAAGGCGTTTCGCCACCAGTATGGTGGTGAAATCTATTTCATAACCTGTGGTTCGCAAGGAGCCTACGCGGTGACCGATCAGACCATCACGTTTGCTCCCGCGCCGAAGCCTGAAGTGATGGTGGATACCGTTGGCGCGGGTGACGGCTTTGCGGCCGCTGCGATCCATGGCGTCTTGCAGGGATTGTCCTACCAAGAGATTCTCGATCGAGCGGTCACCTTTGCCGCTCGCGTTTGCGGCATGCAAGGGGCAACAACGATTGACAAAAGTATTTACCAGAATTGGTAGCGGCATGACCCGATTCGCAGCAGAGAATTTGACCATCAAATAACGATCAGCAATCTAACTATCAGCAATCAACGAGAAATGGCATGACGACGATTGGAACGAAACCGGGGCCCCCTGAGCCATCGAAGAGAAAGTCTTTTCGGATCCTTGAGCGTGACGAAGGGCTCAAGATCACTCTGATCAGTTTGCACGGTCTGATCCGCGCGAAAGAGCCCGAATTGGGCCGTGACAGTGACACGGGCGGACAGATCACGTATGTCCTTGAACTGGCCAAAGAGCTAGCGTCTCAGCCTCAGGTGCGAGAGGTGGAGCTTCTCACGCGGCAGATCTTTGATCCCAAGATCTCTGACGACTATGCCAAGCTTGAGGAGCCGATTGCCGAGAATGCGAAAATTGTTCGTATTCCTTTCGGTCCCAAGCGGTATCTAAAAAAAGAAGCGTTTTGGCCATACATCGACTTGTTCATTGACCAAGTGCTCGTCCATTTTCGTCGTACTGGCATTCCCGATATTATTCACGGTCATTACGCGGACGCCGGTTTGGCTGGCGCACAACTGTCTCGTTTGTTGCATGTCCCCTTTATCTTTACCGGGCACTCGTTGGGGAGAGTCAAGCGACAGCGTTTGACCGCAGCGAAGAAGAATATCGAGTCACTCGATCGCCGCTATAAGTTCGAGTTGAGAACCGAGGCAGAAGAGATCGCACTCGAAACCGCCTCCATGGTGGTGACAAGCACGTCGCAAGAAGTCGAGCAGCAATACGAGTTGTACGACCATTATGTTCCTGCTCGCATGGAGGTCATTCCGCCGGGCGTCGACTTGTCACGATTTTCGCCCGCTGGTGACGATTGGCAGCGACCGGCATTCGCGGATTCGCTCGATCCGTTTTTGCGAGATCCTGACAAGCCGATGATCTTGACGATGGCTCGTCCAGACGAGCGAAAGAATCTCAGTAAATTGGTCGAGGTTTACGGTACCAGCGAACAGCTACAAAAGCTGGCCAACCTAGTGCTAATCATGGGCACGCGCGATGACATGAGCGATCTGCCGCGGCCTCAGCAACGAATCATCGATCAGATTTTGCGAATGATCGACAAGTACAACTTGTACGGAAAAGTAGCTTACCCAAAAACGCATACCCCGAGCGACGTGCCCGAGTTGTATCGAATGGCAACCAAGGGCAAAGGTGTGTTCATCAATCCCGCACTCACCGAGCCGTTTGGATTGACGCTGCTGGAAGCCGGTGCGACAGGATTGCCGATTGTGGCAACCAACGATGGTGGACCACGAGACATCATCGCGAACTGCGACAATGGATTGCTGATCGATCCACTCGACAATGAAATGATCGAAAAGGCGTTGCTTCGGGTTTTGTCGGAACCCGAGTCATGGAAGAAATGGTCCGAAGCGGGCATCCATGGCACTCGCAAACACTATTCGTGGAGCAATCATGCAAAGCGATACCTGCGTGACTTGGATGATATTTTGGAGCATTCGTCGGTTCCAGCATTGGTCAGCTCGCCACGGGCGAGGCGGCTACCGGAATTCGACCGATTGATCGTCACGGACTTGGACAATACCCTGACGGGCGATCCGGATGCGCTTGCCGAATTCGCCTCGATTCTGGACCAACACGAGCATATTGGTTTTGCGATTGCGACCGGCCGCCGGCTTGATAGCGCGTTGGAATTAATCGGCGATCTTGGGTTAAGGCGTCCCGACGTGATCGACACCGACGCGGGGACACTGCTCCATTACGGAGATAAACTGACCCCCGACCGAAGTTGGCGCAAGCAGATCGGCTACGCATGGAAGCCGGACGCGATCCATGAATCCCTTGATCACTTGCCAGGATTCTTTTTGCAGGATGACACCCATCAATCGGAGTTCAAAATTAGCTATGAGATCGACAC from Novipirellula aureliae includes these protein-coding regions:
- a CDS encoding PfkB family carbohydrate kinase; the encoded protein is MFTSGTSADRPANVLPPLVIGEVLFDQFGDGRSVLGGAPFNVAWNLQGFGYRPQFVSAIGDDEVGKQVLDRMHGWEMDTDGVQTREDQPTGTVQVTVRGGQPSYEIVYPRAYDFIEPPLLEGSGPFSLLYHGTLALRGERSRETIKQLAQTSTIPRFVDVNIREPWFDTAWLTELIPGSKYVKLNDEELGKISEMPVSDSSQVEAAVKAFRHQYGGEIYFITCGSQGAYAVTDQTITFAPAPKPEVMVDTVGAGDGFAAAAIHGVLQGLSYQEILDRAVTFAARVCGMQGATTIDKSIYQNW
- a CDS encoding HAD-IIB family hydrolase, with amino-acid sequence MTTIGTKPGPPEPSKRKSFRILERDEGLKITLISLHGLIRAKEPELGRDSDTGGQITYVLELAKELASQPQVREVELLTRQIFDPKISDDYAKLEEPIAENAKIVRIPFGPKRYLKKEAFWPYIDLFIDQVLVHFRRTGIPDIIHGHYADAGLAGAQLSRLLHVPFIFTGHSLGRVKRQRLTAAKKNIESLDRRYKFELRTEAEEIALETASMVVTSTSQEVEQQYELYDHYVPARMEVIPPGVDLSRFSPAGDDWQRPAFADSLDPFLRDPDKPMILTMARPDERKNLSKLVEVYGTSEQLQKLANLVLIMGTRDDMSDLPRPQQRIIDQILRMIDKYNLYGKVAYPKTHTPSDVPELYRMATKGKGVFINPALTEPFGLTLLEAGATGLPIVATNDGGPRDIIANCDNGLLIDPLDNEMIEKALLRVLSEPESWKKWSEAGIHGTRKHYSWSNHAKRYLRDLDDILEHSSVPALVSSPRARRLPEFDRLIVTDLDNTLTGDPDALAEFASILDQHEHIGFAIATGRRLDSALELIGDLGLRRPDVIDTDAGTLLHYGDKLTPDRSWRKQIGYAWKPDAIHESLDHLPGFFLQDDTHQSEFKISYEIDTSLAPGTTEIKKILREAGIRAKVILSLGMYLDIIPVRGGSEMAIRHLMYKWGFSSEHVLVAGDSGNDAGMLLGRTLGVVVGNYSPELERLRNLPRIYFAEQPHARGILEGINYYNFLDNITIPNDQIEP